A genomic segment from Kyrpidia tusciae DSM 2912 encodes:
- a CDS encoding efflux RND transporter permease subunit — MKIGLSGRIAKAFINSKITPLLVLAALLMGVLAVLNTPREEEPQISVPMIDIFVPYPGATAKDVEDRVTKVLEKKLWKIKGVEYIYSTSQPGQALITLRYYVGTDLNDAVVRTYNEVMSNMDEVPPGVGQPLVKPMTIDDVPIVSVTLWTNKLNDYDLRRITAVVADEVNRVENVAKVQVIGGRERQVRVEVDPTRLAAYGISPLTLERTLQSGNQSLDAGQFAEANKQFKVKAGTYLVDPEQVKNLVVGVYDQRPVFLKDVATVTDGPSEVNRYVLFGTGPRAADKGVTEPPGRIFPAVTISVSKKPGTNAVWVANDVIKKVDDLKGKVIPSDVQVTVTRDYGETAMEKANELIDHLLIATASVILLIGVVLGIREAIVVGIAVPVTLALALFLSYMHGYTLNRVTLFALIFAIGILVDDAIVVVENMHRWFRMRTLKPLDAAVRSVDEVGNPTILATFTVIAVLIPMAFVRGLMGPYMAPIPINASIAMFFSLLVAFVVTPWFGLRLLKRDEPEAAVAAAGVSGGREGTVAVGPTVTPGDAPEAGTSTGGASEDGPGAEGGRSGNGDHVGEEHGGRISRMYAGVLMAMVHSRKKRNLFFLAVVLMLIASMGFFYTKAVAMKMLPFDNKSEFQVVIDMPRGTTLEQTAAATKAIGDYLSTVNEVTDYEMYIGTASPFNFNGLVRHYYLRQGPDVADIQVNLVAKGEREQQSHDIAKRIRPAVQAIGQKYGANVKVVEVPPGPPVQDTLVLEVYSNDPADQYAAVQQAAEIFKKTPGVVDVDTSLQAPQTQYSFTLTDQARLNGITDQEVAQTLQVMLGGAQVGLVHPPHELEPVKIWLQPPRDRRSSLDELKSIQVPTPSGKLIPLGEVANIQQETAEQTLYRKNLQSVAYVFADVAGYEESPAYDIAKMWNAVGQIHVPSGAKVEQYLTHQPWLENGVKVKWDGEWQITYEVFRDLGLAFGVALVVMYLLVVAWFQSFITPLVIMAPIPLTMIGVVPGHWLFGAFFTATSMIGVIALAGIIVRNSILLVEFAERRRKEGEDLDAAVVTAGVVRAKPILLTAAAVVVGAFVILFDPIFQGLAISLMFGTIASTVLTLFVIPVLYYAVEIRRAKARMRREAQAKANA; from the coding sequence ATGAAGATCGGCCTCTCGGGCAGAATCGCCAAAGCATTTATCAATTCGAAGATCACGCCGCTATTGGTGCTGGCCGCGCTGTTGATGGGCGTGCTGGCGGTGCTGAACACTCCCCGGGAAGAAGAACCCCAGATCTCCGTGCCGATGATCGATATTTTCGTCCCTTATCCCGGCGCCACGGCCAAGGACGTGGAGGACCGGGTGACGAAAGTCCTCGAAAAGAAGCTTTGGAAGATCAAAGGGGTCGAGTATATCTATTCCACTTCCCAACCGGGCCAGGCGCTGATCACGCTTCGGTACTATGTCGGCACCGACCTGAACGACGCGGTGGTCCGTACGTACAACGAAGTGATGTCCAACATGGACGAGGTTCCCCCCGGCGTGGGCCAGCCCTTGGTCAAGCCGATGACCATCGACGATGTGCCCATCGTCTCGGTGACCTTGTGGACCAACAAGCTCAACGACTACGATTTGCGGCGGATCACTGCTGTAGTGGCCGACGAGGTCAACCGGGTGGAAAACGTCGCCAAGGTCCAGGTGATCGGCGGCCGGGAGCGGCAAGTTCGGGTGGAGGTCGATCCGACCCGATTGGCGGCCTACGGGATTTCGCCGCTGACATTGGAAAGGACGCTCCAGAGCGGGAACCAGTCCCTGGACGCCGGCCAGTTCGCCGAGGCGAACAAGCAGTTCAAGGTCAAAGCCGGGACGTATCTGGTGGATCCCGAACAGGTCAAGAACTTGGTGGTCGGGGTTTACGATCAGCGCCCGGTGTTTCTCAAAGATGTGGCCACGGTGACGGATGGTCCGTCGGAGGTCAATCGGTACGTTCTCTTCGGGACCGGGCCCCGGGCGGCGGACAAAGGCGTGACCGAGCCCCCAGGGCGCATTTTCCCTGCAGTGACCATCTCCGTCTCGAAAAAGCCCGGGACCAATGCGGTCTGGGTGGCGAACGACGTCATCAAGAAGGTGGATGATCTCAAGGGCAAGGTCATCCCTTCGGACGTGCAGGTCACGGTGACCCGGGATTACGGAGAGACGGCGATGGAAAAGGCCAATGAGCTCATCGATCACCTGCTCATTGCCACAGCGTCGGTGATCCTGCTCATCGGGGTGGTGCTCGGAATCCGGGAGGCCATCGTGGTGGGCATCGCGGTGCCCGTGACCCTGGCGCTGGCTTTGTTCCTGAGCTACATGCACGGGTACACCCTGAACCGGGTGACGCTGTTTGCTTTGATCTTTGCCATCGGGATCCTGGTGGATGACGCCATTGTCGTCGTGGAGAATATGCACCGATGGTTCCGGATGCGAACGCTCAAGCCCTTGGATGCGGCGGTCCGTTCGGTGGACGAGGTGGGAAATCCCACGATCCTCGCGACGTTCACGGTCATTGCCGTCTTGATTCCCATGGCTTTCGTTCGCGGGCTCATGGGGCCATATATGGCGCCGATTCCCATCAACGCCTCGATTGCGATGTTTTTCTCGCTGCTCGTGGCCTTTGTCGTAACGCCCTGGTTTGGGCTGCGGCTGTTGAAGCGGGATGAGCCGGAGGCGGCGGTCGCGGCGGCCGGTGTGAGCGGCGGGCGCGAGGGGACGGTGGCCGTGGGACCGACGGTGACGCCCGGGGATGCGCCGGAGGCGGGGACGTCGACGGGAGGCGCGTCCGAAGACGGCCCCGGGGCCGAAGGGGGCCGCTCTGGCAACGGGGATCACGTCGGCGAAGAGCATGGCGGCCGGATCTCCCGGATGTACGCGGGTGTGCTCATGGCCATGGTGCACAGCCGCAAGAAGCGCAACCTGTTCTTCCTCGCCGTGGTACTGATGCTCATCGCGTCGATGGGCTTTTTCTACACCAAAGCGGTGGCCATGAAGATGCTGCCCTTCGATAACAAGAGCGAATTTCAGGTGGTCATCGACATGCCCCGGGGCACGACCTTGGAACAAACGGCGGCGGCCACCAAGGCCATCGGGGATTATCTGTCGACGGTCAACGAGGTCACGGATTACGAGATGTACATCGGGACCGCGTCGCCCTTTAATTTTAACGGCTTGGTCCGCCACTACTACCTGCGCCAGGGCCCGGATGTGGCCGACATCCAGGTGAATTTGGTGGCCAAGGGCGAGCGGGAGCAGCAGAGCCACGATATCGCGAAGCGCATTCGCCCGGCGGTGCAGGCCATCGGGCAAAAATACGGCGCCAACGTGAAGGTGGTGGAGGTGCCGCCGGGGCCGCCGGTCCAGGATACCCTGGTGCTGGAGGTGTACAGCAACGATCCCGCCGACCAGTACGCCGCGGTTCAGCAGGCGGCGGAGATTTTCAAGAAGACGCCCGGCGTGGTGGACGTGGACACGTCTCTGCAGGCGCCTCAGACCCAGTATTCGTTTACGCTGACCGACCAAGCCCGGCTCAACGGCATCACGGACCAGGAGGTGGCCCAGACGCTGCAAGTGATGTTGGGCGGGGCCCAGGTGGGGTTGGTGCATCCGCCTCACGAGCTGGAACCGGTCAAAATCTGGCTGCAGCCGCCCCGGGACCGGCGGTCGAGCTTGGATGAGCTCAAGAGCATCCAGGTGCCGACGCCCTCCGGGAAGCTGATTCCCTTGGGCGAGGTGGCGAATATTCAACAGGAGACGGCGGAGCAGACGCTCTACCGGAAGAATCTCCAAAGTGTCGCCTACGTGTTTGCTGATGTGGCGGGCTATGAAGAGAGCCCGGCTTACGATATCGCCAAGATGTGGAACGCCGTGGGCCAGATTCATGTGCCGAGCGGCGCCAAGGTGGAGCAGTACCTGACCCATCAGCCTTGGCTGGAAAATGGTGTCAAGGTGAAGTGGGATGGGGAATGGCAGATCACCTACGAGGTGTTCCGGGACCTCGGATTGGCCTTCGGGGTGGCGCTGGTGGTGATGTACCTTCTGGTGGTCGCCTGGTTCCAGTCCTTTATCACACCTCTGGTGATTATGGCGCCGATTCCGCTCACCATGATCGGGGTGGTGCCGGGGCACTGGCTCTTTGGGGCCTTTTTCACCGCCACGTCGATGATCGGGGTGATCGCCCTGGCAGGCATTATCGTGCGGAACTCGATTTTGCTGGTGGAGTTCGCCGAGCGCCGGCGCAAGGAAGGCGAGGATCTGGATGCGGCGGTGGTGACCGCCGGGGTGGTCCGGGCAAAGCCGATCCTCCTCACCGCGGCGGCGGTGGTGGTGGGGGCGTTTGTCATCCTGTTCGACCCGATCTTCCAGGGGCTGGCCATTTCGCTGATGTTTGGCACGATCGCTTCAACGGTGCTGACGCTGTTCGTGATCCCGGTGCTCTACTATGCGGTGGAGATCCGCCGGGCCAAGGCGCGGATGCGCCGGGAAGCGCAGGCGAAGGCGAACGCGTGA
- a CDS encoding YgaP family membrane protein yields MEMFVESGKGSLIRIVAGVFILIGAGLSLWVHPHWVYFDAFVGLMLIISALTGFCPMYYILRALGIKDAQCTVKRVGR; encoded by the coding sequence ATGGAGATGTTCGTCGAGTCCGGAAAGGGTTCCCTCATCCGGATCGTGGCCGGGGTGTTCATTTTGATCGGAGCGGGACTGTCGCTTTGGGTGCATCCCCACTGGGTGTATTTTGACGCCTTTGTCGGGCTGATGCTGATCATCTCGGCCTTGACAGGGTTTTGCCCGATGTATTATATTCTGCGGGCTCTGGGGATCAAAGACGCCCAGTGTACGGTGAAACGGGTGGGACGGTAA